In one Candidatus Nitronereus thalassa genomic region, the following are encoded:
- a CDS encoding SprT family zinc-dependent metalloprotease, with amino-acid sequence MVTQIKLGDIDVDVVKKDIKNIHLSVHPPTGKVRISAPLRMDIDNIRVFAITKLDWIKNQQQKLCEQARETPREYLNRESHYVWGKRYLLTVFEDAQLSSVELKHQQMLLHVRPGTDEHKRQALVEDWYRAQLKQAVQPLIEKWEPLIGVKVERVFAQRMKTKWGSCNHKARTIRCNTELAKKPAECLEYIVVHELVHLLEPTHNARFVALMDQFMPKWQFYRDELNRLPVRHEHWVY; translated from the coding sequence ATGGTCACGCAGATCAAGCTTGGTGACATTGACGTGGATGTGGTGAAGAAGGACATCAAGAACATTCATTTGAGTGTCCACCCTCCAACGGGAAAAGTGCGGATTTCTGCGCCGCTCCGAATGGATATCGATAACATCCGTGTGTTTGCCATCACCAAACTCGACTGGATCAAAAACCAGCAACAAAAGCTGTGCGAACAGGCCCGTGAAACTCCACGTGAGTATCTCAACCGCGAAAGCCATTATGTTTGGGGAAAGCGCTATCTCCTCACAGTCTTTGAGGATGCCCAATTATCCTCCGTTGAATTGAAACACCAACAGATGCTTTTGCACGTTCGTCCGGGTACTGATGAGCACAAGAGGCAGGCTTTGGTAGAGGATTGGTATCGTGCCCAGCTTAAGCAAGCAGTGCAGCCATTGATCGAAAAATGGGAACCGCTTATCGGTGTGAAGGTGGAGCGGGTCTTTGCACAAAGAATGAAGACGAAGTGGGGAAGCTGCAACCATAAAGCAAGGACCATTCGGTGTAATACGGAATTAGCCAAAAAGCCAGCGGAATGCCTCGAATATATTGTTGTTCATGAACTGGTTCACCTGCTAGAGCCCACTCACAATGCCCGCTTTGTCGCACTGATGGACCAATTCATGCCGAAATGGCAATTCTATCGGGATGAGCTCAATCGCCTGCCAGTTCGGCATGAGCATTGGGTGTACTGA